One window of the Anaeromyxobacter dehalogenans 2CP-C genome contains the following:
- a CDS encoding ABC transporter substrate-binding protein — MRAVAAGCAALALALAASAARAGGVADLLRPSGRGAAEGGTVWAGPRPATPPRRVVVLAPSLTDVVLALGLGDRLVGVTQLDDAPEVRHVPRVGGFIDPNPEVILGLRPDLVLWISDGGALAAVRRVAELSQASSRPFPVLAIPVVSVADVLATPRIVGEALGAPAAGARLSAELAAEVERVRTRAAALPRRRALFLVGREPLVVAGPGSFPDELLRIAGAVNVVGGSRPWPVFPLERAVALDPEVVVDGAPQEPAEGIVRLSAIPAVRRGAVVRLPDDALLRPGPRMIRGLETLFRGLHPEAR; from the coding sequence GTGCGCGCCGTAGCCGCCGGGTGCGCCGCGCTGGCGCTCGCGCTGGCGGCGTCGGCCGCCCGCGCCGGCGGGGTCGCGGACCTGCTCCGCCCGAGCGGCCGCGGCGCCGCCGAGGGCGGGACGGTGTGGGCCGGGCCCCGGCCCGCCACGCCGCCCCGGCGCGTGGTGGTGCTCGCGCCCAGCCTCACCGACGTGGTGCTGGCGCTCGGCCTGGGCGACCGGCTGGTCGGCGTGACCCAGCTCGACGACGCGCCGGAGGTGCGGCACGTGCCGCGCGTGGGCGGCTTCATCGATCCGAACCCGGAGGTGATCCTGGGGCTCCGCCCCGACCTCGTGCTCTGGATCTCCGACGGCGGCGCGCTGGCCGCGGTGCGCCGGGTGGCCGAGCTCTCGCAGGCCTCGTCGCGCCCGTTCCCGGTGCTCGCGATCCCGGTGGTGAGCGTGGCCGACGTGCTCGCCACGCCGCGCATCGTGGGCGAGGCGCTGGGCGCGCCGGCGGCGGGGGCGCGGCTCTCCGCGGAGCTCGCGGCGGAGGTGGAGCGGGTGCGGACGCGGGCCGCGGCGCTGCCGCGCCGGCGCGCGCTGTTCCTGGTGGGCCGCGAGCCGCTGGTGGTGGCCGGACCGGGGAGCTTCCCGGACGAGCTGCTGCGCATCGCGGGCGCGGTGAACGTGGTGGGCGGCTCCCGGCCCTGGCCGGTGTTCCCGCTCGAGCGCGCGGTGGCGCTCGATCCGGAGGTGGTGGTGGACGGCGCGCCGCAGGAGCCGGCCGAGGGCATCGTCCGGCTCTCCGCGATCCCGGCGGTGCGGCGCGGCGCGGTGGTGCGGCTCCCCGACGACGCCCTGCTCCGCCCCGGGCCGCGGATGATCCGCGGGCTGGAGACGCTGTTCCGCGGGCTGCACCCGGAGGCGCGGTGA
- a CDS encoding FecCD family ABC transporter permease, whose translation MSLSRRTRLALALAAGALAIALAVAISCALGPQPISFRAAWAGADPDAAILFGLRLPRAVLAALVGCALAAAGTALQALLRNPLAEPFVLGVSGGAALGGSLVLVAAAGVTRLAGRAGEALGGAPPVAAGAVAGAVAATAIVFGLGRIGGRLVPEAALLVGIVFNAFAAGVITLLKMLVPPEQAGRLMYWLLGAVGYEAPGTLALGAVLVLLSVGALVALSARLNLLTLGDEEAASLGLDVRRDRAAVFFAASAATGAAVALAGMVGFVGLIVPHLVRRVVGPDHRLLVPASALFGAAFLVLADALARLAFLPLGTEPPVGAVTAFLGGPFFLWLLRRTGRPEAEGAR comes from the coding sequence GTGAGCCTCTCGCGCCGCACCCGGCTGGCGCTGGCGCTCGCCGCCGGCGCGCTCGCCATCGCGCTCGCCGTGGCGATCTCCTGCGCGCTCGGCCCGCAGCCCATCTCGTTCCGCGCCGCCTGGGCCGGCGCCGATCCCGACGCGGCCATCCTGTTCGGCCTGCGCCTGCCGCGCGCCGTGCTCGCCGCGCTGGTGGGCTGCGCGCTCGCCGCCGCGGGGACCGCGCTCCAGGCGCTCCTGCGCAACCCGCTCGCGGAGCCGTTCGTGCTCGGCGTCTCCGGCGGCGCCGCGCTGGGCGGCTCGCTCGTCCTGGTCGCCGCCGCGGGCGTGACCCGGCTGGCGGGGCGCGCGGGCGAGGCGCTCGGTGGGGCGCCGCCGGTCGCGGCCGGCGCGGTGGCCGGGGCCGTCGCGGCGACCGCCATCGTGTTCGGGCTGGGCCGGATCGGCGGCCGCCTGGTGCCCGAGGCGGCGCTGCTGGTGGGCATCGTGTTCAACGCGTTCGCCGCCGGCGTCATCACCCTGCTCAAGATGCTCGTCCCGCCGGAGCAGGCCGGCCGGCTCATGTACTGGCTGCTCGGCGCGGTCGGCTACGAGGCGCCGGGGACGCTGGCGCTCGGCGCCGTGCTGGTGCTGCTGTCCGTGGGCGCGCTGGTGGCGCTCTCGGCGCGGCTCAACCTGCTCACGCTCGGCGACGAGGAGGCGGCCTCGCTCGGGCTCGACGTCCGGCGCGACCGGGCCGCGGTGTTCTTCGCGGCGAGCGCCGCCACCGGCGCGGCGGTGGCGCTCGCCGGGATGGTGGGGTTCGTGGGGCTCATCGTCCCGCACCTGGTCCGGCGCGTGGTCGGCCCCGACCACCGCCTGCTCGTGCCGGCCTCGGCGCTGTTCGGCGCCGCGTTCCTGGTGCTCGCCGACGCCCTGGCGCGCCTCGCGTTCCTGCCGCTCGGCACCGAGCCGCCGGTGGGCGCGGTGACCGCGTTCCTGGGCGGCCCGTTCTTCCTGTGGCTGCTGCGGCGGACCGGGCGGCCCGAGGCGGAGGGCGCGCGATGA
- a CDS encoding ABC transporter ATP-binding protein, protein MSGPAGGAAAPMVEVRGVTFRYGARAALEDVSFSAREGEFVGLLGPNGAGKSTLVRLIAGLAAPAEGTVRLTGLDPAAAPRRAVAQVCALVPQEPRLTWPFTVRDAVMMGRAPRQGLLAVPSRFDHGAVQGALEACDLVHLAGRRLDALSGGERRRVFFARALAQEPRVLLLDEPTAFLDLGHQVAAMRMARVAARGGLCVVAVLHDLNLAAAACDRLVVLSRGRVVAEGAPDEVITAERVREVWEVPVWRGENGVTGAPVVLPVLKRE, encoded by the coding sequence ATGAGCGGGCCGGCCGGCGGCGCGGCGGCGCCCATGGTCGAGGTGCGCGGGGTCACGTTCCGCTACGGCGCGCGTGCGGCGCTCGAGGACGTGTCGTTCTCCGCGCGCGAGGGCGAGTTCGTCGGGCTGCTCGGGCCGAACGGCGCCGGGAAGTCCACGCTCGTCCGGCTCATCGCCGGCCTGGCCGCGCCCGCGGAAGGCACGGTGCGCCTGACCGGGCTCGACCCGGCCGCCGCCCCGCGGCGCGCGGTGGCGCAGGTGTGCGCGCTCGTCCCGCAGGAGCCGCGGCTGACCTGGCCATTCACCGTCCGTGACGCCGTGATGATGGGCCGGGCGCCGCGGCAGGGGCTGCTGGCGGTGCCCTCCCGCTTCGACCACGGCGCCGTGCAGGGGGCGCTCGAGGCGTGCGACCTCGTGCACCTGGCCGGCCGCCGCCTCGACGCGCTCTCCGGCGGCGAGCGGCGCCGGGTGTTCTTCGCCCGCGCCCTCGCGCAGGAGCCCCGGGTGCTGCTGCTCGACGAGCCCACCGCGTTCCTCGACCTCGGCCACCAGGTGGCCGCCATGCGGATGGCCCGCGTGGCCGCGCGCGGCGGGCTGTGCGTGGTGGCGGTGCTCCACGATCTCAACCTCGCCGCCGCCGCGTGCGACCGCCTGGTGGTGCTCTCGCGCGGCCGCGTGGTCGCCGAGGGAGCGCCGGACGAGGTGATCACGGCCGAGCGGGTGCGCGAGGTGTGGGAGGTGCCGGTGTGGCGCGGGGAGAACGGCGTCACGGGCGCGCCGGTGGTGTTGCCGGTGCTGAAGCGGGAGTGA
- the dksA gene encoding RNA polymerase-binding protein DksA — protein MKARETERFRRILAAQLDTLVGQGERAVHEMADSEGGGEIAIPDPNDRATAEERRNWALRLRDRDRRLLGKVQAALARLDAGTFGTCTSCGAPISAARLRARPVTDLCIACKTEAERVERPR, from the coding sequence ATGAAGGCACGCGAGACCGAACGCTTCCGCCGCATCCTGGCGGCGCAGCTCGACACGCTGGTGGGCCAGGGCGAGCGCGCCGTGCACGAGATGGCCGACTCGGAGGGCGGCGGCGAGATCGCCATCCCGGACCCGAACGACCGCGCCACGGCGGAGGAGCGTCGCAACTGGGCGCTGCGCCTGCGCGACCGCGACCGCCGGCTGCTCGGGAAGGTGCAGGCGGCCCTGGCCCGCCTCGACGCGGGCACGTTCGGCACCTGCACCTCCTGCGGCGCGCCCATCAGCGCGGCGCGGCTGCGCGCGCGGCCGGTCACGGACCTGTGCATCGCGTGCAAGACCGAGGCGGAGCGCGTGGAGCGGCCGAGATAG
- the galU gene encoding UTP--glucose-1-phosphate uridylyltransferase GalU, with the protein MAPKKIRKAVIPAAGLGTRFLPATKAVPKELLPIVDTPTIQYIVAEAVAAGVRDIILICARGKDSIVDHFDIAGELEDRLEKAGKHELRKQMREIAHMANVLTIRQQEPLGLGHAVLCARDAIGDEPFVVMLGDDIIDAPVPGAKQLADCWERHGLGTVALMEVPREDTPMYGIAAGQAMDSRTVRIERLVEKPKADPPSNLAVIGRYVLPPRIFEILERVKPGVGGEIQLTDALAVLAREEGLLGYRFEGERYDAGDRFGYLKANILYAMKRPELAGPLRALMKELVK; encoded by the coding sequence ATGGCGCCCAAGAAGATCCGCAAGGCCGTGATCCCCGCCGCGGGCCTCGGCACCCGGTTCCTTCCCGCCACCAAGGCGGTCCCGAAGGAGCTGCTCCCGATCGTAGACACGCCCACCATCCAGTACATCGTGGCCGAGGCGGTCGCGGCCGGCGTCCGGGACATCATCCTCATCTGCGCGCGCGGCAAGGACTCGATCGTCGATCACTTCGACATCGCCGGCGAGCTGGAGGACCGCCTGGAGAAGGCGGGCAAGCACGAGCTGCGCAAGCAGATGCGCGAGATCGCCCACATGGCGAACGTGCTCACCATCCGCCAGCAGGAGCCGCTCGGGCTCGGGCACGCGGTGCTGTGCGCGCGCGACGCCATCGGCGACGAGCCCTTCGTGGTGATGCTCGGCGACGACATCATCGACGCGCCGGTGCCCGGCGCGAAGCAGCTCGCCGACTGCTGGGAGCGGCACGGGCTCGGCACGGTGGCGCTCATGGAGGTGCCGCGCGAGGACACGCCGATGTACGGCATCGCCGCGGGCCAGGCGATGGACTCGCGCACCGTGCGCATCGAGCGCCTGGTGGAGAAGCCGAAGGCGGATCCGCCCTCCAACCTGGCCGTGATCGGCCGCTACGTCCTGCCCCCGCGCATCTTCGAGATCCTGGAGCGCGTGAAGCCGGGCGTGGGCGGCGAGATCCAGCTCACCGACGCGCTGGCGGTGCTGGCGCGCGAGGAGGGGCTGCTCGGGTATCGGTTCGAGGGCGAGCGCTACGACGCGGGCGACCGCTTCGGCTACCTGAAGGCCAACATCCTGTACGCGATGAAGCGCCCCGAGCTGGCGGGGCCGCTCCGCGCGCTCATGAAGGAGCTCGTCAAGTGA
- a CDS encoding sigma-54-dependent transcriptional regulator, which produces MNEATEARPARVLVVDDEPTLLRAMEALLRRKGHEVVGLDSSIAATQRLAQEDFDVALFDIKMPQLSGLELLNAVKHRRPEVEVIMMTGHATVETALAAVRAGAYDYLTKPFEDVEVVARAVAKAAERKRLFDRNRQLESALREREGSPSEGLVGTSAPMREVTRMVEAVAYSATTVLITGESGTGKELVARALHTRSPRRSHPFVALNCGALTETLLESELFGHVKGAFTGAQRDQRGLFDAADGGTIFLDEIGDIPLSTQVRLLRVLQEGEIKRVGSADPVRVDVRVLAATHRDLPKLVKAGRFREDLFYRLNVINIPLPPLRERVEDIPLLAHHFVRRYADRLGKKVRTVAPDALELMCGYRWPGNVRELENAIERAVVLCRGDSVVPGDLPPAVTGRTAPLVREAPASGDEAAWLALSYAAAKEQALRRFEKGYVEALMRACDGNISAAARKAGMDRSNFKRVLRKYRTDVEPDAEDDASTRALG; this is translated from the coding sequence ATGAACGAGGCAACCGAGGCGCGGCCGGCCCGCGTGCTGGTGGTGGACGACGAGCCGACGCTGCTGCGCGCCATGGAGGCGCTGCTGCGGCGGAAGGGGCACGAGGTCGTCGGCCTCGACTCCTCCATCGCGGCCACGCAGCGGCTCGCGCAGGAGGACTTCGACGTCGCGCTGTTCGACATCAAGATGCCCCAGCTCTCCGGCCTCGAGCTGCTGAACGCGGTGAAGCACCGCCGGCCGGAGGTGGAGGTCATCATGATGACCGGCCACGCCACGGTGGAGACCGCGCTCGCCGCGGTCCGCGCCGGCGCCTACGACTACCTCACCAAGCCGTTCGAGGACGTGGAGGTGGTGGCGCGCGCGGTGGCGAAGGCCGCCGAGCGGAAGCGGCTGTTCGACCGCAACCGCCAGCTCGAGAGCGCGCTGCGCGAGCGCGAGGGGTCGCCGTCCGAGGGGCTGGTGGGCACCTCCGCGCCCATGCGCGAGGTGACGCGGATGGTGGAGGCGGTGGCGTACAGCGCCACCACCGTGCTCATCACCGGCGAGAGCGGCACCGGCAAGGAGCTGGTGGCGCGCGCGCTCCACACCCGCAGCCCGCGCCGCAGCCACCCGTTCGTCGCGCTCAACTGCGGCGCGCTCACCGAGACGCTGCTCGAGTCCGAGCTGTTCGGGCACGTGAAGGGCGCGTTCACCGGCGCGCAGCGCGATCAGCGCGGCCTGTTCGACGCGGCCGACGGCGGCACCATCTTCCTGGACGAGATCGGCGACATCCCGCTCTCGACCCAGGTGCGCCTGCTGCGCGTGCTGCAGGAGGGCGAGATCAAGCGCGTCGGCTCGGCCGACCCGGTGCGGGTGGACGTGCGGGTGCTCGCCGCCACCCACCGCGACCTGCCCAAGCTGGTGAAGGCCGGCCGCTTCCGCGAGGACCTGTTCTACCGGCTCAACGTGATCAACATCCCGCTGCCGCCGCTGCGCGAGCGCGTCGAGGACATCCCGCTGCTCGCGCACCACTTCGTGCGCCGCTACGCCGATCGGCTGGGCAAGAAGGTCCGGACGGTCGCGCCGGACGCGCTCGAGCTCATGTGCGGCTACCGCTGGCCGGGCAACGTGCGCGAGCTGGAGAACGCGATCGAGCGCGCGGTGGTGCTGTGCCGCGGCGACTCGGTGGTGCCCGGCGACCTGCCGCCGGCCGTGACCGGGCGCACCGCGCCGCTGGTGCGCGAGGCGCCGGCCTCCGGCGACGAGGCCGCGTGGCTGGCGCTCTCCTACGCCGCCGCCAAGGAGCAGGCGCTGCGCCGGTTCGAGAAGGGCTACGTCGAGGCGCTCATGCGTGCGTGCGACGGCAACATCTCCGCGGCCGCGCGCAAGGCCGGCATGGACCGCTCCAACTTCAAGCGCGTGCTGCGCAAGTACCGCACCGACGTCGAGCCCGACGCCGAGGACGACGCCTCCACGCGCGCGCTCGGCTAG
- a CDS encoding ATP-binding protein, with product MAPPESQAALDARPDSTVLVVDDDEHVRRALGRVLRRSRCRVIDAGDASGALALLEREPVQVVVSDHRMPGTSGVELLRIVKERWPTVQRVLLTGHADSAVIEEAVNRSEIFRFIWKPWDDAHLRITVQSAVDQHWMLEENRRLEQLLAERNAQLEKLNRDLDGQLAARSAALVRAAEEWRASFDAIGDPLAIFRGGGCEVARANAAFARAAGVAITQVAGLRCREHAFGVLPCPACCDLPRGGTAERELAFGDRTWMIRSFPFGDGGLVVTFKDVTDEREVSRRLFHAEKMSAVGQLAGGVAHEINNPLGGILAFAQLMSREERSPEDMESLRLIQDAANRAKRIVESLLRFSRRPREEERGPVDLRQVVDDALFLLSPQLRAGRFEVVRRFEPAIAVGNGNQLQQVVVNLLVNALQAMGDRGTVTVAVGPAATGRLRLSVADTGPGVPEDAAQRIFEPFFTTKPEGQGTGLGLSICYQIVEEHGGTIRLEQPGPHPGACFVLELPAAQPRHERGEAVP from the coding sequence ATGGCACCCCCGGAATCCCAGGCCGCCCTGGACGCCCGCCCCGACTCCACCGTGCTGGTGGTGGACGACGACGAGCACGTGCGCCGCGCGCTCGGCCGCGTGCTGCGCCGCTCGCGCTGCCGCGTGATCGACGCCGGGGACGCGAGCGGGGCGCTGGCGCTGCTCGAGCGCGAGCCGGTCCAGGTGGTGGTCTCCGACCACCGCATGCCGGGCACCTCCGGCGTCGAGCTGCTGCGGATCGTGAAGGAGCGCTGGCCCACCGTGCAGCGCGTCCTCCTCACCGGCCACGCCGACTCGGCGGTCATCGAGGAGGCGGTGAACCGGTCGGAGATCTTCCGGTTCATCTGGAAGCCCTGGGACGACGCGCACCTGCGCATCACCGTCCAGAGCGCCGTGGACCAGCACTGGATGCTGGAGGAGAACCGGCGCCTCGAGCAGCTCCTCGCGGAGCGCAACGCCCAGCTCGAGAAGCTGAACCGCGACCTCGACGGCCAGCTCGCGGCCCGCTCCGCGGCGCTGGTGCGGGCGGCCGAGGAGTGGCGCGCCAGCTTCGACGCCATCGGCGACCCGCTCGCGATCTTCCGCGGGGGCGGCTGCGAGGTGGCGCGCGCCAACGCCGCCTTCGCGCGCGCGGCCGGCGTGGCGATCACGCAGGTCGCCGGCCTGCGCTGCCGCGAGCACGCGTTCGGCGTGCTCCCGTGCCCGGCCTGCTGCGACCTGCCGCGCGGCGGCACCGCCGAGCGCGAGCTGGCGTTCGGCGATCGCACCTGGATGATCCGCTCGTTCCCGTTCGGCGACGGCGGCCTGGTGGTCACGTTCAAGGACGTCACCGACGAGCGCGAGGTGAGCCGGCGCCTGTTCCACGCCGAGAAGATGTCCGCGGTGGGCCAGCTCGCCGGCGGCGTGGCGCACGAGATCAACAACCCGCTCGGCGGGATCCTGGCGTTCGCGCAGCTCATGAGCCGCGAGGAGCGCTCGCCCGAGGACATGGAGAGCCTGCGGCTCATCCAGGACGCCGCGAACCGCGCCAAGCGCATCGTGGAGTCGCTGCTGCGCTTCTCGCGCCGCCCGCGCGAGGAGGAGCGCGGGCCGGTGGACCTGCGCCAGGTGGTGGACGACGCGCTGTTCCTGCTCTCGCCGCAGCTCCGCGCCGGCCGCTTCGAGGTGGTGCGCCGGTTCGAGCCGGCGATCGCCGTGGGCAACGGCAACCAGCTCCAGCAGGTGGTCGTCAACCTGCTGGTGAACGCGCTGCAGGCCATGGGCGACCGCGGTACGGTCACCGTCGCGGTGGGCCCCGCCGCGACGGGGCGGCTGCGCCTGTCGGTGGCCGACACCGGGCCGGGCGTGCCCGAGGACGCGGCGCAGCGGATCTTCGAGCCGTTCTTCACCACCAAGCCCGAGGGCCAGGGCACCGGCCTGGGCCTGTCCATCTGCTACCAGATCGTCGAGGAGCACGGCGGGACCATCCGCCTCGAGCAGCCCGGCCCGCACCCCGGGGCCTGCTTCGTGCTCGAGCTCCCGGCGGCGCAACCGAGGCACGAGCGAGGAGAAGCGGTCCCATGA
- a CDS encoding diguanylate cyclase: MAQRAKILVVDDSRTQLDWLVRVLEREEYDVRTAADGKDAIRKVRGEPPDLVLLDMILPDMDGLEVLRIVKARPEDQFIPVIILSVKSDLDSKVAGLRIGADDFLAKPFAEAEILARCAAMLRIKTLQDQLRETQRRLREQTLTDDLTGLKNRRAFDERLQEEFRRAHRYSDPVSLIMIDLDHFKLVNDRYGHPFGDLVLRGASEQLRASTRDPDICARYGGEEFAVILPKTHLSGALAVAERIWKELSARSYPVPAGSAEPDTAIQVTASMGIAFYPSKDIGSPEALVRYADEALYQAKKAGRNTICLYQAQAYRYEASDR, encoded by the coding sequence ATGGCCCAGCGCGCCAAGATCCTGGTGGTGGACGACTCCCGCACCCAGCTCGACTGGCTGGTGCGGGTGCTCGAGCGCGAGGAGTACGACGTCCGGACCGCCGCGGACGGCAAGGACGCGATCCGAAAGGTGCGCGGCGAGCCGCCCGACCTGGTGCTGCTCGACATGATCCTGCCGGACATGGACGGGCTCGAGGTGCTGCGCATCGTGAAGGCGCGGCCCGAGGACCAGTTCATCCCGGTGATCATCCTGTCGGTGAAGTCCGACCTCGACTCGAAGGTCGCGGGCCTGCGCATCGGCGCCGACGACTTCCTGGCGAAGCCGTTCGCCGAGGCGGAGATCCTGGCGCGCTGCGCGGCGATGCTGCGCATCAAGACGCTCCAGGACCAGCTCCGCGAGACGCAGCGGCGGCTGCGCGAGCAGACGCTCACCGACGACCTCACCGGCCTCAAGAACCGGCGCGCCTTCGACGAGCGGTTGCAGGAGGAGTTCCGGCGCGCCCACCGCTACTCGGATCCGGTGTCGCTCATCATGATCGACCTGGACCACTTCAAGCTCGTGAACGACCGCTACGGCCACCCGTTCGGCGATCTCGTGCTGCGGGGCGCGTCCGAGCAGCTCCGCGCCTCCACCCGGGACCCCGACATCTGCGCGCGCTACGGCGGCGAGGAGTTCGCGGTCATCCTCCCCAAGACGCACCTCTCGGGCGCGCTCGCGGTCGCGGAGCGGATCTGGAAGGAGCTGTCCGCGAGGAGCTACCCCGTTCCGGCTGGGTCCGCGGAACCCGACACCGCCATCCAGGTGACCGCGTCGATGGGCATCGCGTTCTATCCGTCGAAGGACATCGGATCGCCGGAGGCGCTGGTCCGTTACGCCGACGAGGCGCTCTACCAGGCCAAGAAGGCGGGACGCAACACGATTTGTCTCTACCAGGCGCAGGCGTACCGGTACGAGGCGAGCGACCGTTAG
- a CDS encoding cob(I)yrinic acid a,c-diamide adenosyltransferase, producing the protein MKIYTKTGDAGETGLFGGPRVRKSDARVEAYGEVDELNACLGTVRARVEDPELDAQLARIQDELFCVGAELATPHGEKARSAIPAVEPRWAERLEAAIDAWEAELPPLRQFVLPGGTGTAAQLHLARCVCRRAERRVVALAAEAEVSPVALAYLNRLSDFLFVAARIANHRARKPETAWDPHRER; encoded by the coding sequence GTGAAGATCTACACGAAGACCGGCGACGCCGGAGAGACCGGCCTGTTCGGCGGGCCGCGGGTGCGCAAGAGCGACGCGCGGGTCGAGGCCTACGGCGAGGTGGACGAGCTGAACGCCTGCCTCGGCACGGTGCGCGCGCGCGTCGAGGACCCGGAGCTCGACGCGCAGCTCGCGCGCATCCAGGACGAGCTGTTCTGCGTGGGCGCGGAGCTGGCCACGCCGCACGGCGAGAAGGCCCGCTCGGCCATCCCGGCGGTCGAGCCGCGCTGGGCCGAGCGGCTCGAGGCGGCCATCGACGCGTGGGAGGCGGAGCTGCCCCCGCTGCGGCAGTTCGTGCTCCCCGGGGGGACCGGCACCGCCGCGCAGCTGCACCTGGCGCGCTGCGTGTGCCGCCGCGCCGAGCGCCGGGTGGTGGCGCTCGCCGCCGAGGCGGAGGTCTCGCCGGTCGCGCTCGCCTACCTGAACCGGCTCTCCGACTTCCTGTTCGTGGCGGCGCGGATCGCGAACCACCGCGCGCGCAAGCCGGAGACGGCCTGGGACCCGCACCGGGAGAGGTGA
- a CDS encoding SDR family oxidoreductase has protein sequence MADRIALVTGAGVRVGEAIARGLARDGWTVAAHYRTHRPRGFASALQADLAAADGPARLAAAFRARHRRLDLLVNSASAFDALPLAGTDAAAFDSQMDLNARAPLLLVRALAPLLARARGSVVNVIDVGGGLVPWKGYAAYAASKAALARLTECLALELAPRVRVNGVAPGTVLWPEHYPAATRRALTARIPLARPGTPEDVAAAVRYLADAPFVTGAVLPVDGGRHLSGRAG, from the coding sequence GTGGCCGACCGCATCGCGCTGGTGACCGGGGCCGGGGTCCGCGTCGGCGAGGCGATCGCCCGCGGGCTGGCGCGCGACGGGTGGACCGTCGCCGCGCACTACCGCACGCACCGCCCGCGCGGCTTCGCCTCCGCGCTGCAGGCGGACCTCGCCGCCGCCGACGGGCCGGCCCGGCTCGCGGCCGCGTTCCGCGCCCGGCACCGCCGCCTCGACCTGCTGGTGAACAGCGCCTCCGCGTTCGACGCGCTCCCGCTCGCCGGCACCGACGCGGCGGCGTTCGACTCGCAGATGGACCTGAACGCGCGGGCGCCGCTCCTGCTGGTCCGGGCGCTCGCGCCCCTGCTGGCGCGGGCGCGCGGCTCGGTCGTGAACGTCATCGACGTGGGCGGCGGGCTGGTGCCGTGGAAGGGCTACGCCGCCTACGCGGCCTCGAAGGCGGCGCTGGCCCGGCTGACCGAGTGCCTCGCGCTCGAGCTGGCGCCCCGGGTGCGCGTGAACGGCGTGGCGCCCGGCACCGTGCTCTGGCCGGAGCACTACCCCGCGGCGACCCGCCGCGCGCTCACGGCACGGATCCCGCTCGCGCGGCCGGGCACGCCGGAAGACGTGGCGGCGGCCGTGCGTTACCTCGCGGACGCACCGTTCGTCACCGGCGCCGTGCTGCCGGTGGACGGGGGGCGCCACCTGTCCGGACGCGCCGGCTGA
- the erpA gene encoding iron-sulfur cluster insertion protein ErpA translates to MEATTVAAPTAPSPDLGIPNFVSLTSKAIEMVKDAIAREGLAGYGIRVGVMGGGCAGFQYSMDFEKDPRDGDISLEQDGIKLYVDPMSSMYLQGVTVDYVVGLQGAGFKFNNPNARTTCGCGSSFSY, encoded by the coding sequence ATGGAAGCCACCACCGTCGCCGCCCCGACCGCACCCTCCCCCGACCTGGGGATCCCGAACTTCGTCAGCCTGACCTCGAAGGCGATCGAGATGGTGAAGGACGCCATCGCGCGCGAGGGCCTCGCGGGCTACGGCATCCGCGTCGGCGTCATGGGCGGCGGCTGCGCCGGGTTCCAGTACTCGATGGACTTCGAGAAGGACCCGCGCGACGGCGACATCTCGCTCGAGCAGGACGGCATCAAGCTCTACGTCGATCCGATGAGCTCGATGTACCTCCAGGGCGTGACCGTGGACTACGTCGTCGGCCTGCAGGGCGCCGGGTTCAAGTTCAACAACCCGAACGCCCGCACCACCTGCGGCTGCGGCTCGTCCTTCTCGTACTAG
- a CDS encoding MBL fold metallo-hydrolase: MLVVRHAVVGPFAANCWLAACGRTGEAVLVDPGAEVHRALALTGPSGWRVTRIFCTHGHIDHVGGGAEARAATGAPLQIHAADDAWLEALPRQAEMFGFDPVEAPEVDHHHVDGEAFRVGDCEAQVIHTPGHSAGSCSLWFPGEQVLFTGDTLFAGSVGRTDLPGGDFEALERSIKERLFPLGDAVRFHPGHGPSGTLGEERRANPFVGESPRRGRFI; encoded by the coding sequence ATGCTCGTGGTCCGCCACGCGGTGGTCGGCCCGTTCGCGGCGAACTGCTGGCTCGCCGCCTGCGGGCGGACCGGCGAGGCCGTGCTGGTCGATCCCGGCGCCGAGGTGCACCGGGCGCTCGCGCTCACCGGGCCGTCCGGCTGGCGCGTCACCCGGATCTTCTGCACCCACGGTCACATCGACCACGTGGGCGGCGGCGCCGAGGCCCGCGCCGCGACCGGCGCGCCGCTGCAGATCCACGCGGCCGACGACGCCTGGCTCGAGGCGCTGCCCCGCCAGGCCGAGATGTTCGGGTTCGACCCGGTGGAGGCGCCGGAGGTCGATCACCACCACGTGGACGGCGAGGCGTTCCGGGTGGGCGACTGCGAGGCGCAGGTGATCCACACGCCGGGGCACAGCGCCGGCTCGTGCAGCCTGTGGTTCCCCGGCGAGCAGGTCCTGTTCACCGGCGACACGCTCTTCGCCGGCTCGGTCGGGCGGACCGACCTCCCCGGCGGCGACTTCGAGGCGCTGGAGCGCTCGATCAAGGAGCGGCTGTTCCCGCTCGGCGACGCGGTGCGCTTCCACCCCGGCCACGGGCCGTCCGGCACGCTCGGCGAGGAGCGCCGCGCCAACCCGTTCGTGGGCGAGTCGCCGCGGCGCGGCCGGTTCATCTAG